A genome region from Candidatus Methylomirabilis tolerans includes the following:
- a CDS encoding isoaspartyl peptidase/L-asparaginase, which produces MTARSFGPVIVVHGGAGKAATDVVEARRAGVRAAVMNGWQTLTAGGSAVEAVEQAVKMLEDDPAFNAGRGACLNRDGEIELDASIMDGRDLAAGAIGAVKRIANPVTLARAVMEAGGPILLVGEGAQQFAAVVGIQECAAEALVTERQHARWTALRQECAESVGTVGAVALDRAGHLAAATSTGGLPLKAPGRVGDSALIGCGTYADDQLGAAGCTGDGEAIIKLTLAKTALEFLREGEEPMEAARRAVRELTARTGAEVGIILLDRYGRIGVARNTAQMACAWIREGNIDPEIFD; this is translated from the coding sequence ATGACCGCCAGATCGTTCGGTCCTGTGATCGTTGTCCATGGTGGAGCAGGAAAGGCAGCCACGGACGTGGTTGAGGCGCGGCGGGCAGGTGTTCGGGCAGCCGTGATGAATGGATGGCAGACGCTCACCGCGGGAGGCTCCGCGGTGGAGGCCGTCGAGCAGGCGGTCAAAATGCTGGAGGATGATCCGGCCTTCAACGCCGGTCGTGGCGCGTGTCTCAATCGGGATGGAGAGATAGAACTTGACGCCTCAATTATGGATGGCCGAGACCTTGCAGCCGGGGCTATCGGCGCCGTGAAGCGGATCGCCAATCCCGTGACGCTCGCGAGAGCCGTGATGGAGGCGGGCGGACCAATCCTGCTTGTAGGCGAGGGGGCGCAGCAGTTCGCCGCGGTAGTTGGGATTCAGGAGTGCGCGGCTGAAGCGCTGGTCACAGAACGACAGCATGCCCGATGGACCGCCCTGCGGCAGGAGTGCGCCGAGAGTGTCGGCACCGTCGGCGCCGTTGCCCTTGACCGGGCGGGGCATCTGGCTGCCGCTACCTCGACGGGCGGCCTGCCGCTGAAGGCGCCAGGTCGTGTCGGCGACTCCGCATTAATCGGCTGTGGGACCTATGCTGATGATCAACTCGGCGCTGCGGGTTGCACCGGCGATGGGGAGGCGATCATCAAGCTCACGCTCGCAAAGACCGCTCTCGAGTTCCTTCGAGAGGGCGAAGAACCGATGGAGGCAGCCAGGCGTGCCGTCAGGGAACTCACAGCCAGAACCGGCGCCGAGGTCGGGATCATCCTGCTGGATCGATACGGTCGAATCGGCGTTGCGAGGAATACCGCGCAGATGGCCTGTGCCTGGATCCGGGAGGGCAATATAGATCCTGAGATCTTTGATTGA
- a CDS encoding AI-2E family transporter: MADKKHDGMLSRWKGNGTGVSVAFFYGLLLLLLYLTYLILIPFVSPILWATVLVIVFQPVYRRLLRWLGGRFGLTALLLTIAVMTAVMVPAVLCGWVLTREAAGFYQAIERFYQQEGVVGITSHPAVMAGRALWDRVSLPFARLGFDLNAFLLGALSAVSSFIVDNLKGIALNLLSVAVNFLLTAFTFFFLLRDGEAIVLGLQTLLPLERKYAEVLFSRLYAAVSAVVRGTIVTALAQGVLGGIGYWIFGVPYPTFLGLATALFSLLPVGGSGLIWVPAAIYLFLEGDWMRGLFLLAWSTVVVSTADNVLKPALISGGTNLSTLFLFFGMLGGLQVFGILGFILGPVLLVTLSTFLEIHAELSSAPADQPIEDS, from the coding sequence ATGGCCGATAAGAAACATGACGGGATGCTGTCTCGATGGAAGGGGAACGGAACCGGCGTCTCTGTCGCGTTCTTCTATGGGTTGTTGCTCCTGCTCCTGTACCTGACCTACCTGATCCTGATCCCCTTTGTGTCTCCGATTCTCTGGGCAACCGTGCTGGTCATTGTCTTTCAACCGGTCTATCGCCGCCTGCTGCGGTGGCTCGGCGGCAGGTTCGGGCTTACAGCCCTTTTGCTGACAATTGCTGTGATGACAGCCGTGATGGTCCCGGCCGTCCTGTGCGGGTGGGTGCTGACGCGTGAAGCCGCCGGCTTCTATCAGGCAATAGAGCGCTTCTATCAGCAGGAAGGGGTCGTGGGGATCACGTCCCACCCGGCGGTGATGGCCGGCCGGGCCTTGTGGGATCGGGTGAGCCTGCCCTTTGCGCGCCTGGGATTCGATCTGAATGCGTTCTTACTGGGGGCCCTCAGCGCCGTCAGCAGCTTCATCGTCGATAACCTGAAGGGGATTGCTCTCAACCTGTTGAGCGTGGCGGTCAATTTCCTGCTCACCGCCTTTACCTTTTTCTTCCTGCTCAGAGACGGTGAGGCGATCGTTCTCGGCCTCCAGACGCTCTTACCGCTTGAGCGAAAATACGCCGAGGTGCTCTTTTCGCGTCTCTACGCTGCTGTGTCGGCCGTCGTGCGCGGTACCATCGTGACAGCCCTGGCGCAGGGCGTCCTTGGAGGGATAGGGTACTGGATCTTTGGTGTCCCGTACCCGACTTTTCTTGGGCTGGCCACCGCCCTCTTTTCGTTGCTCCCGGTTGGCGGGTCGGGGTTGATCTGGGTCCCGGCAGCTATCTATCTGTTCCTGGAAGGAGACTGGATGCGCGGCCTCTTCTTGCTCGCCTGGTCGACGGTGGTCGTGAGCACTGCCGATAATGTGCTGAAACCGGCCCTCATCTCAGGTGGAACCAATCTGTCGACGCTCTTCCTGTTTTTCGGTATGCTTGGCGGCCTCCAGGTATTCGGTATTCTTGGATTTATCCTGGGACCCGTGCTGCTTGTGACGCTCTCGACCTTTCTCGAAATCCATGCAGAGTTGTCGTCAGCTCCGGCCGATCAGCCTATCGAAGACAGTTAG